Part of the Deltaproteobacteria bacterium genome is shown below.
TTTGTTTTCATTTGCATTGTGCGTAGCAAAATGTCGTTTTGAAGCCATAAGCGTAGCATTGTCAAAAATTGGTACAATAATTTTTGACCCAGTTAAAAGCGTCTTAATGTTTGGATTGTAATCTTTGATTAAATTAGCTTTCTTTGTAGTACGATAATATTTTTGAGAAATCTTTGCCCAAGTATCACCAGCAATGACTTTATGACGTAAATGAAAAGGCATTAACAGCTCTGTACCAATCTTAAGATCATTAGGATTGCGAATATTGTTTTCACTCATTAATGCTTTATAACGTTCATGATCACCTAAGTGACGCTTAGCAATTTCGGCAACTGAATCGCCACGGCGAATTTTATAGGTGTAACATGCAGGGATAGATAAGCGCGTTCCTGTAGCTATTTTGCTTTCATTATCTATTGAATTTTTTATCAGAATATAAACTGACTTCCAAGCAGCGCCATAATATTGACTCGCAATGCTGTTTAAATTTTCATTGTTATAATTATGAAAAGTCGTACCGGTGGCAAAACGCGAAAATAATATCAATATACATATCAAACTAATAGTTAGCCTGCGGCTATTCATGGTCTACGCCTTTTCTTAAGCGTGATATTAAGTTGTTTGGTTTCGCCGCTTTGTAATTCGATTATGCGTTTTTCAGTAGGATAATAGGTGTTGCGAAATTCAATAACATGTTGTCCAGCTGGTAACATAATTGGTTCAGCAAAAGGTGTAGTATCATGCAAACGGCCATCAATATATACTTCGGCCCAAGGCACAGCATTTATTTGAAGTTTTGCAAAACCAGAACCAATGTTAAAATGAGAAATTGAGAATGCATACAGTGCAAAAATAATAAGTAATATGCTGTTAAACGTAAACAATGGTTTTAACACCGCACTACGTGAATCTATACCACCTGTGTCGGTCGCGGCACCTTGAGTTTCTATTTCTTCTTTTGGAACATAAGTTGTTGCTTCACTATCATTAATGAGATCACGATGCCGCAGATAAATTAATAAACGACCGTTGTAATTAATTCTAACTTTTTTTGCTACAAAACTTTCAAGATCACGACGCAGCAATTCAGTGGTACGATACCTTTTATCAGGACGTTTTTCTAAGCATTTACGTAAAATGCGATTTAAACTCCAGGGTACATCAGGATATAACCTTCTTGGTGGTATATATGCCTCTGTAAGTATACGTTGCATTACACTTTTTGTGTCATCTTCAATAAAAGGCTTTTGGCCGGTTAACATTTGATACAGTACAATTCCAAACGAAAAGATATCTGAGCGATGATCGACCTTTTGTCCCATTATTTGCTCAGGTGACATATAAGCGGGTGTGCCTAACGCAGTACCAGGTCGTGTTAAGTCATCAAAGGATTCATCACGGGCAATGCCAAAATCCATTAGTTTTACATCGCCCTGTTTGGTTATCATTAAATTTGAGGGTTTAAAATCACGGTGAACCACACCACGGAAATGCGCATATTCAAGAGCCCGCGCTGCTTGCAGCGCAATAATGCCGGCAATATCTGGTGGTAAACGCTCTACTTTAGTCAATAAAGCATAGAGGTCGATGCCATCCACATATTCCATAACGATATACATGGATAACGCACGAGAAATAAAATCATAAATATGAACAATATTTTGGTGTGCAAGCTGTGCTACACTTTTTGCTTCACGCTCAAAACGTTTGCTTATTGATTTGTCTGATGTAAGTGAATTACGTAGCTCTTTAATTGCAACCAAACGTGACAAGGAGGGTTGTTCGGCTTTATAAACCACAGCCATACCGCCGGAGCCAATTTCTTCAAGGATTTTAAATGAGCTAATATGTTTTTCAGCAGCCATTAAGGTAAGACGTTATTCCGGCTGCGTTTTGTTTTCAACCGTTACTGCAATAAAGTAGAAGGTTTATTTGCAATATTTTTATTGGGTTTTTTGAGGTGTAGCATGCGTTTGTTCTATATTGGTGACGTGGTTGGCAAGCCTGGACGTAATGCGGTTATGAATTTGGTTACGCCACTACGTTCTGAATTATCGCTCGATGTGGTGATTATTAATTGTGAAAATGCTGCGGCAGGTAAAGGGGTTAACCCAGAAATATCTAATATGCTTTTAACCAAAGCCGAAGTTTTGGTAACCGGCAATCATGTCTGGCACTACCGTAATTTTGAACCTTATCTTGATCGCGAATCAAGAATAATACGCCCAGCAAATTACCCAAATGCACCAGGGCGTGGTTCTACGGTTATCAATTTGCCTGGTGATAAAAAACTAGGAATCATTCAAGTGGAGGGTCGTGTTTTTATGCGCAATCTTGAATGCCCTTTTGCTGCAATTGAACGTGAACTTAAAACAATGGCTGATATAAAATATATATTTGTAGATATACATGCTGAGGCTACCAGTGAGAAACAAGCAATAGCCTGGTATTTTGATGGTCAAGTTTCTGCAATTATTGGTAGCCATACTCATATTCCTACTGCTGATGAACGAATATTGCCGAATGGTACGGCCTATTTAACTGACGCAGGAATGACCGGGCCATATGATTCTGTAATTGGTATGGAAATTCGAACCTCTATTGAGCGTTTTTTAACACAACGTCGTACTCCACATGAGGTAGCTAAAGACAATATATGGCTTTGCGGTGTAGTAATAGATATTGATGATGAAAGTGGAAAGGCGCGTAGCATAGAAAGAGTAAAACGCAAATTCAGGGGGTGACCCTACTTAAAGAAATATTCTAAGTTAAAAAATATCAATGCCTGAAAAGAAATGGGCAATTTCTATTTTTGCTGTTTCTTTTGCATCCGAACCATGTACTGCATTGCGTTCAACGCTTTGTGCATAATCTTTGCGTATAGTGCCTAGTTCTGCTTTTGCAGGGTCGGTAGCGCCCATTAATTCACGATTTTTTACTATAGCGTTTTCACCTTCAAGCACGCTGGCAACTACTGGGCCGCTGGTCATAAATTCTACGAGAGAGTTAAAAAATGGTTTTTCGCGATGAACCATATAGAATTCTTCAGCTTTATTTTTAGATAAGTAGACCATACGCGTAGCAATAATTTTTAACCCTGCACTCTCAAAGCGGGATAGAATGGTGCCGATGAGACCTTTTTGTACAGCATCAGGTTTAATAATAGAAAGGGTTCGTTCAATCATTGTTTTGATAAACTCCTAAATTGCGAGAGTTAATTTTATGCCGCCGATGTGCCAGAGCTATACTAAATATGCAATAAGAAGATATAATTTTATGTGTATTTAGTTTTAAAAAAATGCTAGATTTCAGAAGTTCACCTCTTGCCGATTAAGGGTCTCGTAGAATAACTTGCAGGTTATGAGCAGCTTTCCAATTACACCATCTGGCCACGAAAAGCTTAAACAAGAATTACATCGTTTAAAGACGGTAGATCGTCGCCAAATAAGCCAAGAAATCGGTGCAGCTCGAGAATTGGGCGATTTATCAGAAAATTTTGAATATCACGCAGCAAAAAACCGTCAAGGTCTTATTGAGGCGAAAATTCGTGATATCGAAGACAAGCTATCGCGCGCACAAGTTATTGATCCCAGTAAACTTTCTGGGAATAGAGTTGTTTTTGGCGCAAAAGTTGAATTACTTGATGTCGAAACTGATGAAACTTTAAATTTCCATTTAGTTGGTGAAGTTGAGGCAGATGTTGAAAATGGCCGCATTTCAATTACTTCGCCAGTAGGAAAAGCTTTGGTAGGTAAAGAGATTGGCGATGAAGTACAAATACCGGGCAAAAGTAAAAAACGTTTAGTCGAAATAGTTGATGTTTCATTCGGTGCCTAATTGCATTAACTAATAGATTAATTTTACCAAGCTAGTTTTAGTTAAGGGGAAAGTGCAGCAATGACGCAAGTGCAGCAAGAAATATTAATTAACGCACCAATAGAGTGTGTTTTTAATATCATTACTGATTATGAAAACTATAGCGATTTTTTGCCAGATATGAAATCAGTTACAGTTGAATCACGCAAAGATGGCATAGCTTTAGTGCGTTTTGAAATAGAGTTAATTATGCGCGTAAGTTACACCTTGAGATTAGTTGAAGAACCACCAAGACGTTTATCGTGGACACTACATTATGCTAAAATGATTTCTTTAAATAATGGCAGCTGGGAACTTGAACCAAAAGATGACAAAACTTTGGCTCGTTACGCTCTTGAAGTCAAACTACGAGGGCTTATCCCAAAATCAGTCAGTACAAGACTTTTAGGGACAACTTTGCCAGATATGCTCCAACGTTTTCGTAACCACGCAGAAAATATACGGTAAATATAAATAGAACTACTGAATTTATAGAATTTCTTGCAGAATTGGTTTAGCCAACCTACGATATAAGTAGAGGTTTTTTTATATAGTTGAGTATGTTTGCCAAGACTGCTTGGCAGGAGTTGGGCTAATGCTCGACAGTTTTATAATTGAAGAACTAAAAAAGCGCGAAGAGCGTGAGCGTCAACGTGCGCGTCATGAACAGCCAAGGTTAGATCTACCTGTTAATGATCCTAAGCCACATATACCGAGTGAAAAAAAATCTAATCATGACAAAGAGGATAAAGGTCAAAAGCGCGGCGTGGTGATTATTGATATTTAATAGCAGTTATTGATTACTTAAGCCCGAACCCAAACTATATTCGCCAACACTAATTAAAATATTTAATCGCCAGTTACGGTCGACAGCATTTATTGCTTTAAGGCTTTTACTGCCGGATATTGTTAGGTCCCAGCATTCACAAGGTGAATGATACCGTACTGAAAAATTATGAGCAGTTAATCCTTCTTTTTCTAAATCAGCTTCGTCATTTTCTCTTGGGCTATGTAAGTAATAGGAGGTGTTGTAAGAAAGAAAGAAACGGGGTGGTAAAGACAAGTTAATGTTGGTATCAACATAATGAACCCATTTTGCACCGGGTATATATTTATTAGGTAACGACTCGAATTGATAAATATTACGTAAGAGATGGCCAGAATTAGGGGCTATTCGGCGATAAGTTGCAGATAATGAAAACGGACCAACTGCCGGAGGCGAAGCCCAAGCAACAAATTGACGCCAGACTAAACTTTCATTTATTTTTGTGGTGTCAGGATTATCTTTGGTTGCAAGACCAAGCAAATACAAGCTAGCCTCAGTACCACCACTCATTAAACCAGGGATGTTAAAATTTAAAGAAAGATTGGTTGCTAATAAACTTTGATTTTCTAAATTAAATGGTTGACTTATATCTAATGTAACTAAACGATTAAGGCCATTTAGCTGTTGCTGGGAGAGATCTTGAGTGAGTGAGACTATACCTTGATGCGAAATATGGTCACGACGAAGAAGAGCATTTATTTGATCTAATGAGACTGTACCATCAACACGATACATAAGGTCACTGACACGCCTGCCTCGACGCCAAGGGATACCTAAGTAACTTATATGTGGGGTTAATACATGAATATATTGTCCAAATTTTCCTGCAAACTGTATTGAAGCATCAGCTTCATTTATTATGGCAGTATTTTCCCTAGCGTCATCAAGTGGACCATTGCCACTTAAAATTGCGGTATCGATCCTACTACGAGCAGATAATGCCAACGGTCCTAGTTGCCTAGAAAATGCCAATGCTGGTGCAGCACGTGTTATAAATAAAGTTGGTTCATAGTTGATATACGAAGCATAAGCAGGAGCAGCATAAGCACTCCAAGGGCCAATACGTTCAAAACTAAACGAGCCATCTAAATAAAAACCCGAGGTCACGTTGATAGGCAATAGGTTAAGTCGCATCACCGGACCATGCTGTGGTGAGCGATATTCAGTAGATTGTAGATTTGTTAGCTTTTGTGGAGTATTGCCAACACGTAGCAAATAATCAGCACCAATAAGTGCAGAGACCAATGCAGAACGCCATTGCAATTGTAGGCGCGAAGGGATATAGACACTGACTTGTTGGTTTAGCGTCTCACCAAAATCTAAACGATAATTATCATCTGATATCCAATCAGCGCGTAATAGCAGTCGCAGATTTTTAGAAAAATCTGTTTTATGCGACCAAGACAAAGCATAGCGTTCAACTAAATCGTAGCGAGGGTCATTTGCAATTTTATTTGCAAGCGCGGTATTAAAAGCGTTTTTGTTGGTTGGATTACAATATAAATCGTTCTGCCAATTATTTAATAATTCTTGTTTTAAGGTTGGATCAGCTTCTTCTTTTGCTGTTTTAAGTCTAGCATCGCAATCGTCCTTCCAGGCTTTAATTACCATGGCATGGTCGCCATCATGTGTCCAAGAAATTGTAAATTCACCTTCAGTTCCTAGTATTGGCGCATATCGTAATCTTGCACCTAAGCGTGGTGCACCCCAAGTTTCTGGTGAATACTTATGGTCTAATGACCAATCGGTACGAATACCTGGAATGATGGTTAAATCCCAGGAGTCGCTTAGCGGAATAAAAAATGGTAGATCTAACATTGGCCATGGTGGCTTATAAAACATGATTTTGGGTGGCAGAAACCCAGTAGCACGGCTTTTTAATGGTATTGAAAGAGGTGGCATTGGGGGGGTGATGGGTATTTGCAGATTGCCAAATGGAGATATACGAAAAACCGGCCACCAAATAGTAGCGCGTTCACCCATCGTAACGTCAATAGAATTAGAACTTAAACTCCAAGAGGGTAGGTCACCACCACAATCACATTTAGTAAAATTACCTTGTTCAATATGCAATTGGTTTTTACCGAGGCGTTCAATTTGCTTACCAGCGATGACCATGTCATTACGCCCAAGCGGTATTTTTGAATCTGATCTAATATCAGTGCCAGCTTTAACACGTATAACAGCATCATTCATGCTAGCTTTAATTCGATCAGCACCAAGCACTACGCTGCTACAGGTAATTAATTTTTTATCTTCTACGAGTAGAACATTGCTACGAGCAATGGCACCAGCAAAATTATTTTGCTCGGTGATTTGCACTTCGATTTCATCTGCCCAGAGACGAATACTTTCGCAAAAAAGACTTGCACGTTGGCGTAATATGCATGATTTGCGCGAACAATCCATGTTTTCGGAGGCAAGTTCAAGTTTTGTACAAGGACCACCATTAGTAATTCCTTGCAACATTGGTGTAGTGCTAATTTCTGCTGCCGCGGCAGGGGCAGTAAACGCAAAAATTGATAAATTGCACAAAAAAGCAAGAAATAGCGGTCGAATTTTTTTTAGAATTACTTTATTTCCCCAAAGATGCAGCATCAGTTTTAGCCTTAAGGCAATAGTGCATTTTTTTACACCCTATTGCATAACTGATGTGCTCTTACTAGCGCGAGAAGTCCAATGCAACTATGGTATCGGTTTGCGACACATTAAAAGTAACTTTACGTAGCAAACGGATCTCGATATTTACGCTTGGGGAAGCTCCTTCAATTGGTTTGGCAACAATTGAAGTAATTGGGCCAGCAAAATGCTGGGTTAATAATGGACGGGTATTATTGAATAGGGGTACTTTGGCATTTTCAAGAATTAAAATGACCAGATTATCACGAGAGCTATCAACTTTATAATGAGCCTTATCACTTGTACGCACGAACACTCGAGAGGCGTCTTGAAACTGCTGAAAACCAACCCATGTGAGATCTTGTATTTCTCCATCAAGATTTTGTCCATTGGCACTGCTAACGAATATAAACATCGCGACTGTAAAAAAAGCAATCTTCGCAAATAAATGTCGAAAAAATAAATTTAGTAAAGTGTACAAAGAAGACATGTTAACTGCCCCTAGTTTTTAAGTTTATATAGGCAAAAGAAGGCTAACATATTGAAAAATATACAGCAAAAATTTTGCTTAGCTAAAAAAATTTTCATGCGCGGTACGGACTGGTAGTCACTTGCGTTACAAGCGCAGTACAGACTATTGGTATGGTTAGTAAAAAATCGTTCTAAGGTACTTAAAAACCACATAACTTAGTGAGGACATATGTCTTTAAACAATGCTACCCCTCCATTTCTTCCTAAATTTTCAGCAGATGCTACAGTATCGGCTACCTTTGTGACTTCATTGGGTAATTTTGTTTGCCGCTTATTTGCTAATGAATGTCCAATTACGGTTGGCAATTTTGTTGCCTTAGCTCGCGGAGAAATGCCCTGGATTGATAAAAATGGTCGTAATATGCAAGGTACGCCATTATATAATGGCACTATTTTTCATCGAGTTATTAAAGATTTTATGATCCAAGGTGGTGATCCAGAAGGTAATGGTCGCGGTGGTCCTGGCTATCGTTTCGCTGATGAAATTATACCTTCTTTAAAACACAACAAACCAGGCATTTTATCAATGGCCAATGCTGGCCCAAATACCAATGGCTCTCAGTTTTTTATTACTGAAGTCCCGACACCTCATCTTGATGGTCGACATGCAGTATTTGGTGAAGTCACAGATGGATTTGATGTGGTTTTGAAAATAGTAAGCACTAAAGTAGATGCAAACGATAGACCGGCAAAACCAGTTGTAATCGAAAGTATTAATATTGATATCAGATAGCTTTGATAGAAATGACCACAATTGGTTTGATAATGGCGGCTATTGCTGCAATGGCTTTTGCAAGTAAGCCGCCATTATCTCCGAATTCATCAGATGTATTCACGCAGCTTTATGATAAAAAAGTTACTTTAACAAAAAATAGTGAGCCGTTAATTACTGTAGGGGTCGTTAATGATACAGAGCAAGTAACTCTGCGTGCTGATTCAACTGTCGATATTGATTTTTGGCAAGCAGGACAACAAAGACATTATACTATAAATAATGGCGAATCCATCAGAATAAAAGTTAATCAAGCAACCACAGCTACACGACAGTATTACGTCGATTTTGCAGGTTCTTCTTATGGCGATGAAATAAAGTTAAAGCAAGTTTTAGCAACCTGGACAAATAAAGGTATAAAGCAGATCAAGGTGAATACTGAAGGAATGATTTTACCTTTGCGCTATCGAGCTATTGATAATCGTGAATATCGTTTATACATAAATGCTACTAATCAAGCAGAAGCTCAACAACAAGCAACCGATTTTTTTTATCGTTTTGGTGTGCATGCAGAAGTTAAAACAAAGTTAACAAAACTACCACATGGAAACTTAGAAGTATTTGCAACTAAGCGTGTTTTAGGAGTTGCAACAGACTATATCCATCTGCAAGCTGCATCAGGTATTTTGCAAGTCGATAAAGTTGAATATGGTCGGGGTTATCGCTGGCATGGCTATGAAGACCGTAGTTATCGTGGAGAACTGTATATTGCTATTAATCCTGAAGGTAATTTAGCGGTTATTAATGTTTTAGGGATAGAAAATTTATTAGAAGGGACCGTGCCTGCTGAACTTTATGCTTCCTCACCTAAAGAAGCATTAAAGGCTCAGGCAGTAGCAGCACGCAATCATATGTTAGCTAAGCTTGGGCGTCGACATCATGCTGATCCCTTTCAATTGTGTAGCTTTCAACATTGTCAAGTATATGCTGGCACATCACGTGAAGATCCACGCTCGAAAGAGGCTATAAAGGAGACAGCAGGCCAGGTGTTGTTTTTAAATAACCGGCTTGTTGATTGTGTGTATTCAGCTAGTTGTGGTGGATATACTGAAGATAATGACGCGGTCTGGGGTGATGAGCCAGATCCAGCATTACGTGGTCGGCCAGATTTTGATGTTCACGAACATCCCGAACTTGCTCCTTTTGTCGCTGGGTTGAATGAAAAACTTATACCGGCATGGATTAATATTACCCCAAAATCATTTTGCGCAAATGCAGCTAAAGAGGCATCTCAAAAAGTTCGTTGGAGTCGCACTTTTAAAGCAGATGAATTATCAAAGCTACTGCAGCCACAATATGGCAATATTGGTGCATTGCGTGATTTGGTTATTAAAAGACGTGGGGTTGGAGGAAAAGTAATAATTTTAAGCCTAATTGGAAAACTTGGCAGCGTTGATGTTATTCATGAACTACCGATTCGGCGCCTTTTTAATAACCTTAATTCAGCTGCTTTCATAATTGATATATCACGAAACCAAGCAGGCGACTTAACAGAAGTAGCATTTCATGGGGCTGGCTGGGGTCATGGAGTTGGAATGTGCCAGCTAGGGGCTATTGGCCGAGCTCAGGCTTTACATACATTCGATCAAATTTTGGCACATTATTATAACGGTGCATACCTAGAAAAATTGTATTAATTATAAAATGGCATAAAGTTATTGTTATATTTTTCACAGTTACACTTGACATAATGCGTCTTAAGGCATCCATTATGTTTGTAATTTAGATGTAATAATTAAGGAGTGGATAAAATGATTGATTGGGAAAATATACTCTCCCTAAAACAAATTCGAAGAGAAATGGCTTTAAGTCAATCGCAACTCGCGACTTTGTTAGGAGTATCCCCGCGTACGGTGCAAAGTTGTGAACAAGGATGGCGTAAACCAAGTCCCGCACTTGAAAAAACATTGCTACTTTTACGTATTGCTCATGAACGAGGACCTAATCTTTGTTCGCAACGATGCTGGGAGATTAAGAACTGTTTTGAAAACCAGCGTAATTCGTGTCTGGCTTTTCGTACTCGCCAAGGTCATCTGTGCTGGCTAATTAGTGGTAATATTTGTTCAGGCAAATCGTTACGTAACTGGGAAGATAAAAAACAAGTATGTGCTCAATGTCCACAGTTTCATAGATTATTAGGTGATTTAAATAACAAGTTGCAGAGTGAAAATTAAAAAAATTTGTTTTTAGTTAAATTGGGTCATTATCCCTCTTGCCTCCTTTAAACAAAAGCTTCAAGTTGCCGCCTATAAAGAAACTCATAAATGGGGCTTCATCCGATTTACTATATATTTGGAGGCAAAAATGTCTTTGACTAACACACAAGAATGGCAAGCACTTAAGCTGCATCACCAAGCAATTTGTAACATTCATATGAAAGATATGTTTGCCAGCGATAGTGAACGTGGACGAAAATTTTCTTTGCGCGTTGGGCCAATATTTCTCGATTATTCGAAAAATCGTATTACTGATGAAACAATTAAATTACTTATGGCTTTAGCAAATAAATGTGAGGTTAAAAGAGAACGTGATCGTATGTTTAAAGGTGAAACGCTTAATTTCACTGAAGGTAGATCAGTATTGCATGTCGCCTTACGTAATCATTTTGATTGTCCGATTAAGGTTAATGGTAAAGATGTTATGCCTAATGTTAAAGCAGTTGTTGAAAAAATGTATTATTTTGTTGAACGAGTTCGTTCAGGAATTTGGCAAGGTTATACCGGAAAAAAAGTAACAGATATTGTAAACATAGGTATCGGTGGTTCTGATTTAGGACCTATGATGGTCACTGAAGCTCTGAGTCCATATTGGCATCCAGATATACAGCCACATTTTGTTTCTAATGTTGATGGTACTCATATTGCTGAAACATTAAAACACCTTGATGCACAAACAACTCTGTTTATCATTGCTTCAAAAACATTTACAACACAGGAAACCCTCACTAATGCACATTCTGCTCGTGCTTGGCTGTGTGAAAAATTAGGTAGCGAAAATGCAGTAGCTAAACATTTTGTGGCGGTGAGTACCGCAGCACAAGAAGTTGCCAAGTTTGGCATTGATACAGCCAATATGTTTGAATTTTGGGATTGGGTAGGAGGTCGTTATTCACTTTGGTCTGCTATTGGACTACCCATTGCTTGTATGATTGGTACAGAAAATTTTAGCAAATTATTAGCTGGTGCAAATGCAATGGATGAGCATTTTTGCAATGCAACTTTAGATAAAAATATGCCAGTGCTTTTAGCGATGTTGGGGGTTTGGTATAACAATTTTTTTAATTTTACCTCTCACGCTGTGCTTCCGTATGACCAATATTTACATCGTCTGCCTGCATATTTACAGCAAGTAGATATGGAATCAAATGGTAAGCGCGTTGATCGAAGTGGTGCTGAAATTAAAGATTATGCGACAGGACCAATTATTTGGGGTGAGCCAGGTACCAACGGACAACATGCCTTTTATCAATTGTTGCATCAAGGAACCCAATTGATACCTGCTGATTTTATTGCTCCAGCAAAAACTCATAATCACATTGGTGATCATCATCCCATTTTACTTGCCAATTTTTTTGCACAGACTGAGGCACTAATGTGCGGTAAAACTGAAGATGAGGTTCGTTGTGAATTAGAAGCAGCAAATTTACCAAAAGATAAAGTGGAGTTGTTAATACCTCATAAGATTTTTCCTGGCAATCGTCCAACTAATAGCTTTTTAATAGATGAGATATCGCCAGAATCTTTAGGTATGCTATTAGCTATGTACGAACATAAAATCTTTGTGCAAGGGATTGTTTGGAATGTAAATAGCTATGACCAATGGGGTGTAGAACTTGGCAAACAACTTGCCAAAAGAATATTACCTGAACTTAAAGATAAGCAATCCATAAGTACCCACGATTCATCGACAAATCAGCTCATTAATGAATATAAATCTTCAGTCTGATATTATTTTATTTAAAAAAGCATGTCTCTAGCATAAGGTTAACTAATGAAGAGCGTGTTGATGTATAGGCGAGTTGGCTTTCTAGTAACAATTTTATTCGTAAGCAATGCTGCAGCCCAAAACTATGATGATTTTTTACATCCATTTAAAAAGCCACTCTCTTCATGGGTAAAACAAATAGATGAAGCAAGGCAAAGTGGCGATTTAGACACCGCAGAGTTAATTGCTGATGCTGCCGAGAAAACTTTAGGAACAGGTATAGCACCTTTGGTTCGGCAACGAGGTTTGATTGCTCGTGATCGTGGGCAATTACCTGAAGCAGCCAATTTTTTTGAGCTTGCCGCCAAGCTTGATCCTTCTTCTGATGCACGACTCGAACAAGTTGCTGCTTTGATTCCTATTGGTCGTTGGCCAGAAGCTGTTGAGGTGTTAGCTAGAGCTTTTGATGAACGTAGTATTTCTTTAAGAGTCGATGATGTCATTGTGGATCAACGTATTGCCCCTCTTGTAGGATTTGAACCTTTTCAGGCATTGATTCATAGTGTGCGTAATGATCAAAGTGGACCATTTGGACGAACTTTACAAAAACTTGAGCGAATTGATGTGGCCGTAAGCAGCAATAAAAATATATTAAATATAATTAGTAGTTGGATTTATGCCATTTCCAGAATTGTAGATTATCCTGGTACAGCAGTTTTTGCGTTATGGATTTTAGGTTTACTGTTTAGCATTGGTTTAGCTCAGACGCAAATGATACCTCCTCCTTGGTCTTTGATTAGTGGTATGCTTTTAGCCTCAGGAATATGGTATTTCACTGCTCGTATCGCAACTAACCAACCATATGCTGGTTTAATGACTATCTCTGTCGCTTTAGGAGTTATTTTTGCTCCTTGGGGAATAGCTTTAGCCTTAAGAAGTATCCTGCATAGAAAAGATAGAAGGCTAAAACAAGAACAACAAATTAATGAAAATAAAGAGTAAGGTTTTAAAATACATTTTTACATAAACTTCGGTAGTGATATCTGTACTATTGTTCCGGTTCCTACTGTGCTTTCGATACTAACATTACCACCGACACGTTCAACCATACGTCGGCATTGTGCCACTCCAAGTCCAGTACCATCTTGTCGTGTTGAGAAAAATGGAGTTCCTACTCGTTCAAGGATTTCAGAAGTCATACCGGGACCGGTATCCTCGACGATAATATCCAATGCGTTTTTTGTATCAGTCACACGAACAGTAACATTACCACCCGGAGTATTAAGTCTTCCAAGAGATTGAGCGGCATTTGCAATGACATTGATTAGCGCTTGGCTCAATTCTGTGGAGCCAATTGCAACTTTAGGTAAAGTTGCTGCGCCATTATAACTTATTGTACCGCGAACA
Proteins encoded:
- the pgi gene encoding glucose-6-phosphate isomerase produces the protein MSLTNTQEWQALKLHHQAICNIHMKDMFASDSERGRKFSLRVGPIFLDYSKNRITDETIKLLMALANKCEVKRERDRMFKGETLNFTEGRSVLHVALRNHFDCPIKVNGKDVMPNVKAVVEKMYYFVERVRSGIWQGYTGKKVTDIVNIGIGGSDLGPMMVTEALSPYWHPDIQPHFVSNVDGTHIAETLKHLDAQTTLFIIASKTFTTQETLTNAHSARAWLCEKLGSENAVAKHFVAVSTAAQEVAKFGIDTANMFEFWDWVGGRYSLWSAIGLPIACMIGTENFSKLLAGANAMDEHFCNATLDKNMPVLLAMLGVWYNNFFNFTSHAVLPYDQYLHRLPAYLQQVDMESNGKRVDRSGAEIKDYATGPIIWGEPGTNGQHAFYQLLHQGTQLIPADFIAPAKTHNHIGDHHPILLANFFAQTEALMCGKTEDEVRCELEAANLPKDKVELLIPHKIFPGNRPTNSFLIDEISPESLGMLLAMYEHKIFVQGIVWNVNSYDQWGVELGKQLAKRILPELKDKQSISTHDSSTNQLINEYKSSV